One stretch of Pyrenophora tritici-repentis strain M4 chromosome 4, whole genome shotgun sequence DNA includes these proteins:
- a CDS encoding anamorsin family protein, with the protein MAPRCLLIGTPSIAAHPERLDQVYEIHHRSSTDLQMLDRIAAGLVNLPAATYDVVLLLADADGTTRESHKLFSRDVMNKVASALKIGGVLKSQAGPFQGAEKTEAILAGLTETEDGMAKPEQEEPVSIPLKFGKNKANGVSATNGTNGAVNPDGSVPLNLNRKRDQPEPVKPAGVGFVDFSDDLDDPIITGEDDDLIDEDDLITEADMARPVVQPLECQPKPGKRRRACKDCTCGMKEKLEAEDAAKRSSADKALNSLKLDADDLAEVDFTVQGKVGSCGNCALGDAFRCDGCPYIGLPAFKPGEEVRLLNNDIQL; encoded by the exons ATGGCCCCGCGATGCCTCCTAATCGGTACGCCGTCCATTGCGGCGCACCCGGAGCGGCTGGACCAAGTCTACGAAATCCACCATCGCAGTTCGACAGACCTTCAGATGCTTGATCGCATCGCTGCAGGTCTCGTCAACCTTCCCGCCGCCACATACGATgtcgtcctcctcctcgccGACGCCGACGGCACAACGCGCGAAAGTCACAAGCTGTTTTCGCGCGACGTGATGAACAAAGTAGCCAGCGCATTGAAGATTGGAGGTGTGCTCAAGAGCCAAGCAGGCCCTTTCCAGGGCGCAGAGAAGACGGAGGCTATCCTAGCAGGCCTCACAGAGACGGAAGACGGCATGGCAAAGCCCGAGCAGGAGGAGCCTGTATCAATACCGCTCAAGTTTGGCAAGAATAAGGCAAATGGTGTGAGTGCGACAAATGGCACAAATGGCGCTGTCAACCCAGACGGTTCCGTCCCGTTGAACCTCAACCGCAAACGCGATCAGCCAGAACCCGTCAAGCCCGCAGGCGTAGGCTTTGTCGACTTTAGCGACGATCTCGACGACCCGATAATCACAGGCGAAGACGATGATCTAATCGACGAAGACGACCTCATCACTGAAGCAGACATGGCACGTCCAGTAGTCCAAC CACTCGAATGCCAACCCAAGCCCGGAAAGCGACGACGCGCCTGCAAAGACTGCACCTGCGGCATGAAGGAGAAACTCGAAGCCGAAGACGCCGCCAAACGCTCCTCAGCAGACAAGGCGCTCAACTCGTTGAAACTAGATGCCGACGATCTCGCAGAAGTCGACTTTACCGTCCAGGGTAAAGTGGGCAGCTGTGGCAATTGCGCGCTCGGTGATGCGTTTAGGTGTGATGGGTGTCCGTATATTGGACTACCGGCTTTCAAGCCTGGGGAGGAGGTGCGGTTGCTGAATAACGATATCCAATTGTAA
- a CDS encoding He-PIG domain containing protein, translated as MVKFLAYMPFLPLLACATPQVNYPLNLQYPPVARIGAPFSFQFAPTTFSSTSENLQYSLVGNPSWLSLDGDSRTLSGTPQSDDIGTASFKINAAGQGGAVASMDSQLLISAADEPTAKDDVSAALSAVGEASRHNTVTVKPSKPFNISFPSDTFDSHGIALSYFALLENRTPLPAWISFDSSSISFGGTTSPTTYPQTIQMVLITSEAPGFSASTVSFTMVVSEHTLVFKPSSQSINVAQGQSVQINDLKKDLFLDGSNVDGKDLHSVTAELPFWLGLNNDTITITGTAPTQLKWQDIVVTAKAQSGDIAEYTVHVNVQSKTTMGDVGPLNLTLGTVPTNFTPQGVQCSLRAVSDQGSNTDSQTFQIMVSKAATTDPQNTPGSTNSWEHSNDRRKTAIIVGAVIGGIFGVIILVAFAVCLKRRRRLAKSYVSPKLPRSPRKSEISQPIFMPWHECDDTVEQNDEKNKENHDPFVSRTPEHPPRLDLNLPKYCFHGSVDLSGNNQQSTTTTNRHQSAMAGTHTSRSHTHSPHLLEEREDGHSLAGPIGDDDMRTLDHFQTSSFGIYDDTAPSQHSPDSMRIPTELAKRASQSSDTFRKHKRRTTTVHQDQIHRSTGLPVNRRITGMGHGRHTYSLSRTNTNFSSLHRPQSTGSNATTRRTITTPTEVRRSVRVVPASRRSSFVGGRTVGEKRNSYIRKRASNQSPFFSAGARASTCSYKSPPAFITEATSTPRSPLSPRNRNTVVRPDDDVGAGAEKDITDTPKLGELFGDQAGSPKFKFPGSLRKNRVNRPHTATSPPRDRVVKSYVRPGTAISSDRGSIVRRASTRHSFRVYDLKASLNDLTGSKVFEDAEMSDNVYSDEERDIEETEKRETIKPNEYTLPPLNLDKVDTTRNEKRGSKTAKRNSQSNTK; from the exons ATGGTGAAGTTTCTCGCCTATATGCCCTTTCTACCGCTATTGGCATGTGCGACTCCGCAGGTGAACTATCCACTGAACCTGCAATATCCTCCAGTTGCGCGCATCGGGGCGCCTTTTAGCTTCCAATTTGCACCCACCACATTCTCATCGACTTCTGAAAATCTACAATACTCCCTGGTTGGAAACCCGTCATGGTTATCACTAGATGGCGACAGTCGAACACTTTCGGGAACACCACAGTCCGACGATATTGGGACTGCAAGCTTCAAAATCAACGCAGCAGGGCAAGGTGGCGCGGTTGCGAGCATGGACTCTCAACTGCTTATTTCGGCAGCTGATGAGCCCACGGCAAAGGACGATGTCTCAGCAGCGTTGTCAGCTGTAGGTGAGGCATCTAGGCACAACACCGTTACTGTCAAACCATCGAAACCTTTCAACATATCTTTCCCCTCGGATACATTCGATTCGCATGGCATAGCACTGTCATACTTTGCGCTGCTGGAAAATCGTACACCACTGCCAGCGTGGATCAGTTTCGATTCTTCTTCAATTAGCTTTGGCGGTACCACATCCCCAACGACTTATCCGCAAACTATACAGATGGTTCTTATCACCTCCGAAGCCCCTGGCTTCTCTGCTTCCACAGTTTCGTTTACTATGGTCGTCAGCGAGCATACACTTGTGTTCAAGCCTTCCAGTCAGTCCATTAACGTAGCTCAAGGACAGAGCGTACAAATAAACGACCTGaagaaagatctcttcctCGATGGTTCAAACGTTGATGGCAAAGATCTCCATTCTGTAACTGCAGAACTACCATTTTGGTTAGGTCTCAACAACGACACAATCACGATCACAGGGACAGCGCCAACTCAGTTGAAGTGGCAAGACATTGTTGTCACTGCAAAAGCCCAATCTGGAGACATTGCTGAGTACACTGTTCACGTCAACGTTCAGTCAAAGACCACTATGGGTGACGTTGGACCCCTCAATCTTACGCTCG GCACAGTTCCCACCAATTTTACCCCACAGGGCGTCCAGTGCTCGCTGAGAGCAGTATCTGATCAGGGCTCCAACACGGATTCGCAGACTTTCCAAATTATGGTATCAAAGGCTGCAACGACTGACCCTCAGAACACCCCTGGTAGTACGAACAGTTGGGAGCATAGCAATGACAGGCGGAAGACGGCAATCATTGTAGGCGCAGTCATCGGGGGAATCTTTGGTGTTATAATACTCGTCGCATTTGCGGTTTGCTTGAAGCGCAGACGAAGGCTTGCCAAAAGTTATGTCAGCCCAAAGCTGCCCAGGAGCCCAAGGAAGTCCGAAATTTCCCAGCCAATTTTCATGCCATGGCATGAGTGTGATGATACTGTTGAGCAGAATGATGAAAAGAATAAGGAGAACCATGATCCATTTGTGTCACGTACGCCAGAGCATCCGCCCCGGCTCGATCTCAATCTACCTAAATACTGTTTCCACGGTTCGGTTGATCTAAGCGGAAACAACCAGCAATCAACGACCACTACCAACCGACACCAATCAGCCATGGCTGGGACTCACACTTCTAGATCGCATACACACAGTCCTCATCTACTAGAAGAACGTGAAGATGGCCACTCACTAGCTGGCCCAATCGGCGACGACGACATGAGGACACTCGATCACTTTCAGACAAGTTCATTTGGCATCTACGACGATACTGCTCCATCACAACATTCACCCGACTCGATGAGAATACCTACCGAGCTGGCGAAGCGGGCTTCGCAGTCATCTGATACTTTTCGAAAGCACAAGCGTCGAACAACAACCGTGCATCAAGACCAGATACACCGCAGTACCGGGTTGCCTGTCAATCGACGCATTACAGGTATGGGACACGGGCGTCATACATACTCACTGTCTCGAACGAATACAAACTTCTCGTCTCTACATCGGCCACAGAGCACGGGATCCAACGCAACTACGCGCCGCACGA TCACTACACCAACCGAAGTACGTCGTAGTGTTCGCGTTGTGCCTGCATCAAGGCGTTCTAGCTTTGTCGGTGGGCGCACGGTGGGTGAAAAGCGCAACTCGTACATTCGAAAACGGGCATCAAATCAGTCTCCCTTCTTCAGCGCCGGCGCGCGTGCATCAACATGTAGTTACAAGTCGCCTCCTGCTTTCATCACCGAGGCTACATCTACGCCCCGAAGCCCGCTGTCGCCGAGGAACCGCAACACAGTGGTCAGACCAGATGACGATGTCGGAGCAGGAGCAGAAAAGGATATAACTGATACACCAAAGCTAGGGGAACTCTTCGGCGATCAAGCTGGAAGCCCAAAATTCAAGTTCCCAGGCAGTCTCCGGAAAAATCGTGTCAACCGACCCCATACAGCGACATCACCCCCTCGTGACCGGGTTGTCAAGAGTTATGTGCGACCAGGGACCGCAATATCTTCAGACAGGGGTAGTATTGTTCGACGAGCGAGCACCCGACACAGTTTTCGTGTATACGACCTGAAGGCCAGCCTTAATGACCTCACTG GCAGCAAAGTCTTCGAGGATGCCGAGATGAGCGACAATGTCTACTCGGACGAAGAGCGAGACATTGAAGAGACTGAAAAGCGAGAAACCATCAAGCCAAACGAATACACGCTCCCTCCGCTGAACCTAGACAAAGTAGACACCACCCGAAATGAGAAGCGTGGTAGTAAAACCGCAAAGCGAAACAGCCAGAGCAACACCAAATGA